CACCGCAGCCGCTGACGGTCGGCGATACCATCGCCGACGAAACCATCGCCCGCTGCATCTCGCTCGAACCTGGCGCCGTCGTCACAACCACCCACGCCCCGATCTTTACCTCGGTCGGCCTGAATTTCGCCGTGGCCGAAGTGAGCGGGCTTGAAGCGCTGGCCGCTGCCCGCCCGAACCTTGCCGGCTTCCAGGCGGCTGCCGGCCGCCAGACGACGAGCGGCCATGACTTCTCGCTCTTCGTCTATGCCAGAACATCCGAAAATCCGTGGCATATTCGCGCCCGCATGTTCGCGCCGCTCGACAACGTGCCCGAGGATCCGGCAACCGGCAGCGCTTCGGCAGCACTTGGCGCCTATCTGGTCTCGCTTGCGCCTGATGCGGATATGAACGTCCGCACCACCGTTGAACAGGGCGTCGAAATGGGCCGCCGCAGTTTCATCGCCCTCGATGTCGTGAAATCCGGGGGCACCGTCACCGATGTCGTCATCTCGGGCAGCTGTGTTGACGTCATGCGCGGGGAAATCATCCTGCAGGACTGACGATCGCAGGCCGACGACAGGCCTACATCAGGAAATCGCGCAAGAGCAGGTCCAATGCCCAGATGGCGAAAGCGATCAGCGCGATCTTCCAGAAATCCGTCCGCCGCCTGAGGCCGGGGAGCCCGAGCGGCTTGATCAGCTGTATCGCCATGGCAAGGATGAGCAGCAAGGCTATCAGCTTTGTCATGCTTTATTTTTTCCATTTTTCGGAATGTCACAGGACGGACATTTTTCCGCGCCAACACAGGTGCTTCGCACGCCGTAAAGACATTCCGGGGCACAATCAATCATCTTGAGGCTGGGCTGACGCAGGTCATGCCTTATGTCCATTCCAAAATCACTGAGACCGAGTCTGGGGAAATGAAGAGAAACCTTCTGTCCGTCGCCGCGCTGCTGTTTGGCACGCTCTTCCTTTTCATGGGCAACGGCCTGCAGGGCATCCTGCTTCCCGTTCGCGGCAATCTCGAAGGCTACGCCACGACGACGCTCGGCCTGCTCGGCACCTCATGGGCCGGGGGCTTCGTTATCGGCTGCCTGGTGGCGCCGAAACTGGTGCGCCGCGTCGGCCATGTCAGAGCCTTCTCCGGCTTCATCTCGATCATCGCCATCATCGCCCTGGTGAGCGGCATCATCATCCATCCGGTCTGGTGGGTGGTTCTGCGCGCCGTTACCGGCTTCTCCACGGCCGGCACCTCGATGATCATCGAAAGCTGGCTGAACGAGCGCGCCAGCAACGAGAGCCGCGGCGCGATCTTCTCGCTCTATATCGGCATCACGCTGCTCGGCGTCGTCGGCGGACAGATGATGATCCCGCTCGAGGACGTGCGCACGCCGGTGCTGTTCATGATCTGCGGCATTTTCTACTGCATCGCCATGCTGCCGACGACGCTTTCGACCGCCGCTTCGCCGCAGCCGCTGAAGGCTGTCCGCCTCGACCTGCCGGCGCTCTATCGCAATTCGCCGGTCTCCTGCCTCGGCATCCTGCTCGTCGGCATCGCCAACGGCGCCTATGGCACGCTCGGCGCCGTCTTCGGCGCCGGCGCCGGCCTCTCCGACACCAGCATCGCCATCATGATGAGCGCCACCATCTTCGCCGGCGCCATGATGCAGCTGCCCGCCGGCCGGCTTTCCGATCGTATCGACCGGCGCTATGTGCTCGCCGCCATGTCCAGCGTCGCCGCCCTTGCCGGCTTGCTGATCTTCATACTCCACCCGACGTCACCAGCCTTGCTGATCGGGCTCGTTGTCCTTTACGGCGCGGTGGCCAATACGCTCTATCCGATCGCGGTCGCCCACGCGAACGACTTCGCGGCATCGGAGGATTTCGTCAAGGTCTCCGGTGGCCTGCTGCTGCTCTACGGCATCGGCACGGTGATCGGCCCGACGATCGGCGGCCCCGTCATGTCGGTGATCACCCCGCATGCGCTTTTCCTCGTCACCGCCATCGCCCACGTGCTGATCACCGTTTACGCCATCATCCGGAGCCGCATCCGCGCCGCCGTCCCGGCCAGCGACCGCGACGCCTATACGACGATCCCGACCGGCACCTCGCCGATGTTGACGCCGCAGAGCATGTCGCTTGCCGATCGCGGCGCCGGCAAACCGGCGGAATCCGGCAAGTCTCCCGAAAGCGGCGATCCTGCTGTAAAGTTCGGCTAATGCATGTCGCCCGGAACTGCGCAGCGGTTCCGGGATAACGACCTGCATAAAAGCAAAGGACGAAAGGATGAATTTAGCCCGGATCGGCCTAAATTCCGATTCCGTAACTTTCGGCATGATGCTCCAGGCAGCAATGGAGGAGAACCCATGAGCTTCATCGATGACGACCGGCCGCAGAAGAAGACCGCCCACGAGATCGGCGCCGATCTCTCCATGCTTTCGGTGGACGAGTTGAAGGCGCGGGTGGATTTGCTGAAGGCGGAGATCGCCCGCCTCGAAGCCGAGGCCACCCGCAAGGCCTCCGGCCGGCAGGCGGCGGAAAGTTTCTTCCGCTCGTGATCCGATAATTCGCAAAAAACAAGGCTATAGGCGGATAAATGAGCCCGCCTCAAGTCTTAGTTCGGCACAATGTTAATAAAATATTAAGCTTTATAAGATATTACTGTACTCATCCGGATTTTCTCTGGATCTCAGACAGTTTTCCAAGCGGTGAATTGGTCTGATTTTTCTCCCTGTTTTACCTTGAGAGCCGCTTTTGCGGCTCTTCTTTTTCCTTGTGCCCGGCGCTTCTCCACGAAACTGTGGAGATTAACCCTTTCTTAAGAAACGGCTTGCGCATTTGGGCTAATGATACCATCTTAAAGTCATAAAGACCGGGCTTGGAAACTTTTCCGTCGGTGCCCGCGTTACCTGAACATATGTAGCTGCGTGCAACAGGGACTATTGCGATGTCGGAAGTTGGATTGAACACGATCAGTTTTGCAGGTCGCGCCGCTGCATCCTCGCAGTTCAAGGCACTTTATGCGGAAGGCATGTCGCTGGTCGAAGAGACCGCCGCCTATCTCGACGGCCAGGGCCGCGCCGCTTCCAAGGTTCTGCCGCGGATGGCCTCGGTTCTCTACGCCGCGGAATCGATGCGTCTGACCACCCGTCTCATGCAGATGGCCTCCTGGCTGCTGCTGCAGCGCGCCGTCAACAATGGCGAAATGTCCCGTGACCAGGTGCTGGCCGAGAAGAACAAGGTTCGCCTCGACGGCTTCAACGTCGACCGCGCCGCGCCCGGCTGGGGCGACCTGCCGGAATCCTTCCGCGATCTCGTCGAACGCTCGCTGCGTCTGCAGAACCGCATTGCCTTGCTCGACCGCGAGATCTACCGCCCGTCCGAAGCCGTGATCGTTCACGATAATCAGAACAGCGTCCAGGCCCAGCTTTCCTTGCTGCAGACCGCCTTCGGCAACAACTGATCGGTTCTTGAGAGAACTCCATATGAAACCGGCTGCGCCTCGCGCGGCCGGTTTTTTGTTGCCTATGAGCCTCGGCATCTGTCAACGCAAAAAAGCCCGGTAATAACCGGGCTCTTCTCAAATTCTATCGAGCAGAAGCGATTAGAGACCGAGGCCACCGAAACGCTTGTTGAACTTGGAAACGCGGCCGCCGCGGTCCATGAGCTGCTGGTTGCCGCCGGTCCAGGCCGGGTGCGACTTGGAATCGATTTCGAGGTTCATGACAGCGCCTTCCGAACCCCAGGTCGAGCGGGTTTCGTATTCGGTGCCATCGGTCATGACCACCTTGATCATGTGATAGTCGGGATGGATGCCTGCCTTCATAACAATCTTCCTGCGATACCGGAGTTCAATTTGCCGCATGCAGTTGCGGCCACCGAACCGATTGAATAAATGAAGCCGCAGTCGTGATGGCTACGGCTTCCCATTAGGATGGCGTGCCTATACATGAAGGGCGCTTAGATAACAAGAGCCAACAGGCCGCATTGCGCGGGTCCTGAGGGTGATCGGAGACGATTTGGCAGAGCAGGCACGGGCTGAGGAAAACAAAAGGCGGTCGCTACGGCCGCTCGGCAGGCTGACGCCCTACGTCATGCGTTATCGCGGCCTGGTGGCCGGTGCGCTGACCTCGCTGGCGCTTGCCGCCA
This Rhizobium acidisoli DNA region includes the following protein-coding sequences:
- a CDS encoding DUF1192 domain-containing protein; this translates as MSFIDDDRPQKKTAHEIGADLSMLSVDELKARVDLLKAEIARLEAEATRKASGRQAAESFFRS
- a CDS encoding MFS transporter, with the translated sequence MKRNLLSVAALLFGTLFLFMGNGLQGILLPVRGNLEGYATTTLGLLGTSWAGGFVIGCLVAPKLVRRVGHVRAFSGFISIIAIIALVSGIIIHPVWWVVLRAVTGFSTAGTSMIIESWLNERASNESRGAIFSLYIGITLLGVVGGQMMIPLEDVRTPVLFMICGIFYCIAMLPTTLSTAASPQPLKAVRLDLPALYRNSPVSCLGILLVGIANGAYGTLGAVFGAGAGLSDTSIAIMMSATIFAGAMMQLPAGRLSDRIDRRYVLAAMSSVAALAGLLIFILHPTSPALLIGLVVLYGAVANTLYPIAVAHANDFAASEDFVKVSGGLLLLYGIGTVIGPTIGGPVMSVITPHALFLVTAIAHVLITVYAIIRSRIRAAVPASDRDAYTTIPTGTSPMLTPQSMSLADRGAGKPAESGKSPESGDPAVKFG
- the rpmE gene encoding 50S ribosomal protein L31, which codes for MKAGIHPDYHMIKVVMTDGTEYETRSTWGSEGAVMNLEIDSKSHPAWTGGNQQLMDRGGRVSKFNKRFGGLGL
- a CDS encoding DUF1465 family protein, with translation MSEVGLNTISFAGRAAASSQFKALYAEGMSLVEETAAYLDGQGRAASKVLPRMASVLYAAESMRLTTRLMQMASWLLLQRAVNNGEMSRDQVLAEKNKVRLDGFNVDRAAPGWGDLPESFRDLVERSLRLQNRIALLDREIYRPSEAVIVHDNQNSVQAQLSLLQTAFGNN
- a CDS encoding PhzF family phenazine biosynthesis protein — encoded protein: MDTLSYVTVDVFTSTRFEGNPLAVIADARGLSDAAMQRIATEFNYSEVTFVLPPENPENSARVRIFTPTMEVPFAGHPNVGTAYVLGQQAEIFGKPAGEKLRFEEKAGIVEVSLKRTGGRVAAAAIRAPQPLTVGDTIADETIARCISLEPGAVVTTTHAPIFTSVGLNFAVAEVSGLEALAAARPNLAGFQAAAGRQTTSGHDFSLFVYARTSENPWHIRARMFAPLDNVPEDPATGSASAALGAYLVSLAPDADMNVRTTVEQGVEMGRRSFIALDVVKSGGTVTDVVISGSCVDVMRGEIILQD